The sequence GGTATAGGTCCTTTAACTTTATTTTCAATTACACTTACTATCACCATTACTATTAGGCATATAGAGGTAGAGTATATTGGAACCATCCAAGAATGTGAGAGCCATGAAGGCAATGGTGTAACAAAAGAATTTACAATACTAATAAACAGGCCTACTATACCTCCACTTATGCATCCTATGAATGCTGACTTTCTGCTAAAGAATCTTGATACGGAACCTACAACATATGGTATAAATGTAGGAGTTACAAGTGCCCCTGTCACCATAATATATAACATAGCCACAAATGGTAAAGCCATTTGAAACGGTACCCAAATAGCTGGAATTATACACCATAAAATAGTTAATATCTTACTTAATTTTACATAATGAGCCTCTGGTGCTTCCTTTTTTATATAACGTTTATAGAAGTCAACTGTTAAGAGTGAGGCAATAGTTTGTGTAGTTGATCCAAAATCCGCACTAGTAGCAATAAAGCTTCCTATAACAAATCCTAATAAACCTATTGGAATGTAATCTCTAACGAAATAACCAAGTACATAATCTGCTGGTTTAACACCTGGATATAATTCTCTTCCAAGAATTCCAAGTAATGCAAATGGAAGCATCCATAAGCTCCATACTAGCATATTAGGGAAGAAAAGAGCTGTTCGTGCTTCGTACTCACTTCTTCCACTTAAAGCTTTACTTATATACTCTTGATTAATAATGCCATACGTGGCACACACCAGTACCATTCCAATAAATGCTATTTCGTTTGGAACTCCCTTGACAACTTCTATTGGTACCTTTACCCAATGCATATATGGAGCTATAGCACCTATAAAGTTTGATAGCCCAAGCTTCATAATAACAAAGAATAGTAAAACAAAACCAGCAATCATTGAAAAAGTAGCTTGTACAACCTGGCTAGCCATGAGGTATATTTTACCACCAACAGCTGTTGCTATAACTGAGATTGCTCCAGCTAAAGCTATACCTTCATAAAATTGCATACCAGTTGTAACTTCAAAAAGTATAGCAATTCCTATAAGCATGCCTGATAGCACATATGACCTTTGAAGAATTTGCATCCATGCTGCTAATTGCCTCATGTAAGGATCAAATCTTTTTTCCAACCATGTAGTATTTGTAATAACACCTAACCTATACATGGCCGGAAGAATCCACATAGAGAGAAACCATGAACCAGCAACCCATCCCCAAGGCATATTTTGTGAAAAACCAAACAACCCCCAAGCATAACACCAAGTTAATGTGAAATATAAGTTACCAATATCCAATGCCACAGAAGCTAAATCAATACCAACCATCCACCACGGTGTTATCCTTCCAGTTATATAGTATTCTTCGAGAGTTTTTGTATACTTTCTGAAAAATATTGAATAAATCCATGACAGCCCTAATAGAAGTATCAAGGTCGCGATATCAAACTCGTTTAATAACCCCCAAGCCATTTTTTTCTCCCCTTTTTTATTAATGTAGTGTTATTCTAAAAAATATAAATTTTTTCATTGCTTAAGACATGTTCCAGGAATTGAAATTTTATTTTTTACGTTTAATCCTTAAAAATAACTTTAAAAAAATAAACATAAGTATGTTAAAAATTTAAAAAAATGAGTTATTTTTGATGATGAAAGTGCCTTCTTTCTTAATATTTACAATTGTACCAATACCTTTTCCTACCATCATTCATTGTGAATTACTTATTCCTATATTTCCAATTCTATTTTAATTAAGATCATATTTGATTAAGTTGATAAACACATCATTAATTCTATTAACAATTTATAAGACTCATTATTAAAAATTGTTGCTTTAAATTCCTTAACATATACCTTTAGGATGGGTATTTTTTATTTCTCTAATCACATATCTACGAAAACCAAAAATGATTTTAAAATTTTAAAAAGATTAAAAGAAAATGAAGAGTAGCTAATTTCCTGAAATTAAAAACTTTAAATTTTTATTTTTATTATAAAAATCTTAGAGTTGAGGCGAATGGCTTACCAAATTCATATTTTTATTTAAAAAATGACGGTTTTTCTATTAATAAATATATATTTCTTTTTATGGAGAGTGTAGATAATGAAAGAAATAAGTAGATACGTTCCTAAAAAAATTGAAAAGAAAATATACGAATGGTGGGAATCTAATAATATTCCTGAAAAAGTAGCTGAATTGAATAAAGGAGCACCTATATTCTCTTTTCTTGAAGGACCTCCTACAGCTAATGGTTATATGCATGTAGGCCATGCTAGAGGTCGTATTTACAAAGATATATATCTGAGATATATGAATATGAAAGGTTTTTACGTTTGGAGAATGGCTGGATGGGATTGTCAAGGATTACCTACAGAGCTTGAAGTTGAGAAAAAACTTAATCTTTCAACAAAAAGAGATGTTGAAGCATATGGTATTGAAAAATTCATAGAAGAATGTAATAAACTTGTAGATTATTATATTTCTCATTGGGTTGAAGCATCGAAGAAACTTGCTTTATGGCTTGATTATAAAAATGATTATCAAACAAGAAGAAATGAATATATGGAACATATATGGTGGCTTCTAAAAAATGCTTATGAAAACGGATTATTAATTGAAGATTTCAAAGTTGTTCCTATTTGTCCTCGTTGTGAAACAGCACTTTCATCTCATGAAGTTGCTCAAGGTTATGAAGAAGTTTATGATCCTTCAATCTATGTAAAATTCAAGATTAAAGGAAAAGAGAATGAATATATCCTTATTTGGACAACAACACCATGGACATTAGTAGCAAATGAAGCAATAGCAATTCATCCAAATGAAAATTATGTTATAGTTTCTATTGGAAATGAAAAATGGATTTTAGCTGAAGCTTTATTAAATAAAGTTTTTGAAGAAATAGGAATAAAAGAATATAAAATTATTGAAAAATTTAAAGGAGATAAACTTATTGGTTTAGAATATATCCATCCTTTAATAGAAGAAGTAAAAATTCATGAAGAACATTTAGAAAAAGCGCATAGAGTTTATCCAGCAGAATATGTAAGCATGGAAGAAGGTACTGGATGCGTTCATACAGCTCCAGCTCACGGACCAGAAGATTTTATATTGGGTAAAAAATTCAATCTACCAATTTTCTGTCCAGTATCACAAAATGGCATATTTACTTCTGAGGGAGGAAAATATTCTGGTTTATACTTTAAAGAAGCGGATAATATAATAATAGAAGACCTTTCTAAAAAAGGTTTATTAGTAAAAGCTGGAAAAATACTTCATACATATCCATTTTGCTGGAGATGTGGTACTCCTTTAATATATTTATCAAGTAAGCAATGGTTCTTAAAAGTTGAAAAAATAAAAAATAGAATGATCGAAGAAAATAAGCGTATAAAATGGTATCCTGAATGGGCCGGAACAAATAGATTTGGAGATTGGCTACAAAATGCTGAAGATTGGTGTATCTCAAGAACAAAATATTGGGGAACACCTTTAAATGTTTGGACATGCTCAAAATGTGGTAATAGAAAAGCTATAGGAAGAATAGAAGAATTGGAAGAAGCTATAAAGAAACCCCAACGTTTAGAATTACATAGACCATGGATAGATCAATTTGTTTTTAAATGTGAAAAATGCAATGGAGAAATGTACAGGGAACCTTATGTATTAGACACATGGCTTGATTCTGGAGTTGCACATTTTGCTAGTATAAATTACATAAATGATAAAACATTATTTGATAAACTTCATCCATTTGATTTTATAACAGAAGCAATAGATCAAACCAGAGGATGGTTCTACACACTTTTATTCACATCGATAATTGCATTTAATACTACTTCATTTAAAACAGTTCTTACACAAGGACATGTTTTAGATAAAGAAGGAAAGAAAATGTCAAAATCTCGTGGAAATGTTATATGGGCTTTAGATGCTTTTGAAAAATATGGAGTAGATCCCCTTAGAGTATATTTAATATCAAAATCTCAACCATGGGATTCAATGAATTTTATTCCAGAAGAAATTTCAGAAGTTAGAGAGAATTTAAATATTCTATTTAATGTTTTCTCATTTGCTAAAACTTATTTTGAATTAGATAAATTTGATCCTTCAAAACATTCTATTCAATTATATCAATATCATATGAGAATTGAAGATAAATGGATCATATCAAGAATAAATTCTTTAATAAAAAATGTAGAAGCTTCTTTTGAATCTTATCAACCACATTATACTGTTAGACAATTGTTAGATTTTACAGTAAATGAATTAAGCAGAATATATATACGCGCTATAAGAAGGAGAGCATGGATTGAAGAAACTACAAAAGATAAAATTGCTGCTTATGCTACTTTAAATTATGTTTTAGAAAGACTTATTAGATTATGGGCTCCAATAATACCTTATCTTTCAGAATTTTTATATCAATTAATGAAGAAGCCAGAAGACCCAGAAAGTGTTCATATGCTTAAATGGCCTAGAGTAGATGAGCAATATATTGATCAAGAAATTGAAGATTCGATGGAAATAGTTCAAGAAGTATTATCAACAGCTTTTTCATGTAGACAAAAAGCTGGTAAGAAGCTTAGATGGCCTGTTAGTCGTATATTAATTTCTCCAAATTCTATCAAAGTTAAAAAATCTTTAACAATTTTCAAAGATTATCTTAAAGAACAAATGAATACAAATAAATTAACAATTCTTAATATAGGCGAGAAACCAGAGGAAATAACTATTAAAGCTAAACCTATTCCATCAAAATTAGGTCCTAAGCTAGGTAAAAAATTAGGAGTATTAATAGAAACATTGAAAAATATCGATAATGAAAAAATATTTTCTGAAATAATTAATAAAAATGAAGCAGAAATAAAATTAATAGATGGATCGATTGTTAAAATTAATTCGGGAGAAATAGAATTTATTGAAGAAATTCCAGATTATATGAATGTTTCTGAGGGAAAATTTTCCAAAATATACTTAGATAAAAGAGAAGATGAATACATTAAATCCATTTCATTAGCAAATGAAGTTATTCGTAGAATACAAATAATGAGAAAAGAGTTAAAATTGAATGTGAGTGATTATATAGAATGTGTAACATTGGTACCATCCAAAGAAATAAGTGATTTATTAATAAAAGCAAGCAATTATATTAAAGAAGAAACTAGAGCTAAAGAAATAAGTATACTATATGAAAAAATACCTTTGGAGAAAAAAGATTATTTAATTAAAGAATGGAATATCATAGGAGAAAAATTTGAAATTTATGTTAGAAAAGCAAACAATCAATAGATATAAAAAAGAAGAATATAGCTATGATTTACATATTCATAGCATATATTCTTATGACAGCTTATCAAAAATAGAAGATATAATTGAAGCAGCTATTAAGAAAAACCTTTCAGGAATAGCTATAACAGATCATAATGAAATAAACGGAGCATTAAAAGCTAAGAAAATTGCAAAAGGGAAAATAGACGTAATATTGGGTGAGGAAATAAATACTAATGAAGGACAAATATTAGCTTTATTCATTCAAGAGAAAATTAATGAAAAAGATCTATTGGATGTATTAGATAATATTCATAATCAAGATGGAATAGCTATATTACCACATCCAACATCATTTAGAAATAAAAAACTCTTAGAAAAAATCTTAAAAGAAAGAGAATTAAAAAATAAAATTAATGCAATAGAAGCATTTAATGCAAGAAATATTTTTTCAAAAGATAATGAAAAAGCATATGCTATAGCAAAAAAAGAGAAATTTTCAATAACAGGAGGAAGTGATGCGCATACAATTTTTGAAATAGGTTCAGGTAAAACTATTATAAAAGATTTTGGAATAGAAAATCTAAAAAAGGCAATATTAAATGGTGAAACATATATTTCAGGTAACAAACTTAGTATAATATGTCATCTTTCATCAATTTATGCAACATTATATAAGAAGCTTTTTTGAAAATGTCCTTAGAAATTTTTTTAAAGAAATTTAAAGAACTTGAAAAAGAAGATTTCATTATTCTTAAAGAATTGGCTAAAAAAATGATTTATTTTGAAGCTATACCATTAGAAACAATAATAAAATATTCTAAACTTCATGAAGATGAAATAAATTATAGAATTAAACGTTTACAATCATATAAATTAATATGGAAACCAGGAGGTATTAAAAGATATGTATTAAATAATCTTGGGTTGGATGTATTAGCTATTAAAAAATTATTGGATAAAAATATTTTATATGCTATAGGTAAAAAAATAGGAGTTGGAAAAGAATCGGATGTGTATGAAGGAATAAGTCCTAATGAAGAGAAGATTGCATTAAAATTTTTTAGAATTGGAAGAACTAGTTTTAAAAAATATACAAGAAGTAGAGAATATATAGCTGAAGAACATAATAGATTAATTGCTTCGATTAAAGCTGCTAAAAAAGAATTTGATGCGTTAAGAATATTGTATAAAGAGAATATAAAAGTGCCAAAGC is a genomic window of Nitrososphaerota archaeon containing:
- the ileS gene encoding isoleucine--tRNA ligase; translated protein: MKEISRYVPKKIEKKIYEWWESNNIPEKVAELNKGAPIFSFLEGPPTANGYMHVGHARGRIYKDIYLRYMNMKGFYVWRMAGWDCQGLPTELEVEKKLNLSTKRDVEAYGIEKFIEECNKLVDYYISHWVEASKKLALWLDYKNDYQTRRNEYMEHIWWLLKNAYENGLLIEDFKVVPICPRCETALSSHEVAQGYEEVYDPSIYVKFKIKGKENEYILIWTTTPWTLVANEAIAIHPNENYVIVSIGNEKWILAEALLNKVFEEIGIKEYKIIEKFKGDKLIGLEYIHPLIEEVKIHEEHLEKAHRVYPAEYVSMEEGTGCVHTAPAHGPEDFILGKKFNLPIFCPVSQNGIFTSEGGKYSGLYFKEADNIIIEDLSKKGLLVKAGKILHTYPFCWRCGTPLIYLSSKQWFLKVEKIKNRMIEENKRIKWYPEWAGTNRFGDWLQNAEDWCISRTKYWGTPLNVWTCSKCGNRKAIGRIEELEEAIKKPQRLELHRPWIDQFVFKCEKCNGEMYREPYVLDTWLDSGVAHFASINYINDKTLFDKLHPFDFITEAIDQTRGWFYTLLFTSIIAFNTTSFKTVLTQGHVLDKEGKKMSKSRGNVIWALDAFEKYGVDPLRVYLISKSQPWDSMNFIPEEISEVRENLNILFNVFSFAKTYFELDKFDPSKHSIQLYQYHMRIEDKWIISRINSLIKNVEASFESYQPHYTVRQLLDFTVNELSRIYIRAIRRRAWIEETTKDKIAAYATLNYVLERLIRLWAPIIPYLSEFLYQLMKKPEDPESVHMLKWPRVDEQYIDQEIEDSMEIVQEVLSTAFSCRQKAGKKLRWPVSRILISPNSIKVKKSLTIFKDYLKEQMNTNKLTILNIGEKPEEITIKAKPIPSKLGPKLGKKLGVLIETLKNIDNEKIFSEIINKNEAEIKLIDGSIVKINSGEIEFIEEIPDYMNVSEGKFSKIYLDKREDEYIKSISLANEVIRRIQIMRKELKLNVSDYIECVTLVPSKEISDLLIKASNYIKEETRAKEISILYEKIPLEKKDYLIKEWNIIGEKFEIYVRKANNQ
- a CDS encoding PHP domain-containing protein → MLEKQTINRYKKEEYSYDLHIHSIYSYDSLSKIEDIIEAAIKKNLSGIAITDHNEINGALKAKKIAKGKIDVILGEEINTNEGQILALFIQEKINEKDLLDVLDNIHNQDGIAILPHPTSFRNKKLLEKILKERELKNKINAIEAFNARNIFSKDNEKAYAIAKKEKFSITGGSDAHTIFEIGSGKTIIKDFGIENLKKAILNGETYISGNKLSIICHLSSIYATLYKKLF
- a CDS encoding RIO1 family regulatory kinase/ATPase; this translates as MSLEIFLKKFKELEKEDFIILKELAKKMIYFEAIPLETIIKYSKLHEDEINYRIKRLQSYKLIWKPGGIKRYVLNNLGLDVLAIKKLLDKNILYAIGKKIGVGKESDVYEGISPNEEKIALKFFRIGRTSFKKYTRSREYIAEEHNRLIASIKAAKKEFDALRILYKENIKVPKPIARSFHIVVTEIFIGTELSNIAKLENAEIVLDKIIEELIKIFKIGIVHRDLSPYNILIKPNLEILFIDWPQWVNKNHPMAYEYLHRDIENIFSFFKRKYGIEKKYYEIDKIFKEEKNFISKNNYTEK